A window of the Lentisphaera araneosa HTCC2155 genome harbors these coding sequences:
- a CDS encoding sulfatase, with protein sequence MIRKLLFSCLMLSFASPLLLAETKAPNFIIFYMDDLGWAQTSVKMMDSEPLSVSQFYETPNLEKLAARGMKFSNAYAPTPTCTGSRVSIQFGKTSARMQYRFVHDVLSYKQRPEGYKDEVSIAGMLKAANKNYITAHFGKGIGVEQLKDVGYDITDEYEEIAPNGNFHGEYINIKNKESLPEDDPKRIYSLTKESLKFLDDHAGKRPFYMMISHYAVHGPHVASPDVLKKWQARYDALPNKPEKGREKDVFYRLHTPVFASMIEESDTHLGKLIDSLKEKGVLDNTYIIFTSDNGAEWAPRNEKNHRYNGPLTEGKYFPFEGGLRIPFVVAGPGIPAGKQCDTPIVQWDLLPTFHDLAGSEAALPDGVDGGSLKEVFTRGNSVQEIERHAPGLVFHFPSYYQPPISSIRMGDFKFMRNLNTDEIRLYNVKTDYREKNDLASEMPEKVATMKKALSEYVESVDGGKIEDVYQAAIELFDEFDHRSIVNYEQKLAEASSDAEKLTLKEAHEKKLRSNMLKREMIKDQRTSASWHRGRANDTVKRLGVKKDGTILSKK encoded by the coding sequence ATGATACGCAAACTTCTCTTCTCTTGTTTAATGCTCAGCTTTGCGAGCCCCCTACTTTTGGCCGAGACCAAAGCTCCCAACTTTATTATTTTTTACATGGATGATCTCGGCTGGGCGCAGACTTCTGTAAAAATGATGGATTCCGAGCCCCTCTCTGTGAGTCAGTTCTACGAAACTCCCAATCTAGAAAAACTCGCCGCTAGGGGGATGAAATTTTCCAATGCCTACGCGCCTACGCCAACTTGCACTGGCTCACGGGTCAGCATTCAGTTTGGCAAGACCTCAGCTCGTATGCAATACCGTTTTGTCCATGACGTTTTATCTTACAAGCAACGCCCCGAGGGTTATAAGGACGAAGTCTCTATTGCAGGAATGCTCAAAGCCGCCAATAAAAACTATATCACCGCTCACTTTGGCAAAGGCATTGGCGTCGAGCAACTCAAAGATGTGGGCTACGATATCACTGATGAATACGAAGAAATTGCCCCCAATGGCAATTTCCATGGCGAGTACATCAATATCAAAAACAAAGAGTCCTTGCCCGAAGATGACCCAAAGCGCATTTATTCACTCACTAAAGAATCACTCAAATTTCTTGATGACCATGCTGGCAAGCGCCCCTTTTACATGATGATCTCTCACTACGCCGTTCACGGCCCGCATGTTGCGTCGCCCGATGTCTTAAAGAAATGGCAAGCAAGATATGACGCTCTGCCCAACAAGCCCGAAAAAGGCCGTGAAAAAGATGTCTTTTATCGACTTCACACACCCGTATTTGCTTCGATGATCGAAGAGTCTGATACCCACCTTGGTAAACTCATCGACTCATTAAAAGAAAAAGGTGTCTTGGATAATACTTATATTATCTTTACTTCTGACAACGGCGCCGAATGGGCTCCACGAAATGAAAAAAATCATCGCTACAATGGTCCTCTAACTGAGGGAAAATACTTCCCTTTTGAAGGTGGCTTACGCATTCCATTTGTCGTTGCCGGTCCTGGTATCCCTGCCGGGAAGCAATGTGATACACCGATTGTGCAATGGGATCTCCTCCCCACTTTTCACGACTTAGCTGGAAGTGAAGCCGCTCTACCCGATGGCGTTGATGGTGGCAGTTTAAAAGAAGTTTTCACACGTGGCAATTCAGTTCAGGAAATTGAACGTCACGCTCCTGGCTTGGTCTTCCATTTCCCCAGTTATTATCAGCCCCCGATCAGCTCTATCCGCATGGGAGATTTTAAATTTATGCGCAACCTAAATACCGATGAAATTCGCCTCTATAATGTCAAAACGGATTATCGCGAAAAGAATGATCTCGCTAGTGAGATGCCGGAGAAAGTCGCAACAATGAAAAAAGCCTTAAGCGAATATGTTGAAAGTGTAGATGGCGGAAAAATTGAGGATGTTTATCAGGCCGCGATTGAACTCTTTGATGAATTTGACCATCGATCTATCGTGAACTACGAACAGAAATTAGCAGAAGCTAGTTCTGACGCAGAAAAACTAACACTCAAAGAAGCCCATGAGAAAAAATTGCGCTCTAATATGCTGAAGCGCGAAATGATTAAAGATCAGCGCACATCAGCTTCATGGCATAGAGGCCGCGCCAACGACACCGTGAAGCGCCTCGGCGTCAAAAAAGACGGCACAATTCTTTCTAAGAAGTAA
- a CDS encoding sugar transferase — protein sequence MQLTKVMSGVTEQNYSQSTAYLQLKRLIDVTVSTTAILALSPLLIITAICVKMSSKGPIIFWQKRAGLNGETILFPKFRSMYQDAEQRKADLLAQNMHQDSITFKMKDDPRITPIGRIIRKYSIDELPQLFLVLTGDLSLVGPRPATLDEVAQYTPFQRKRLSVKPGLTCTWQVNGRGDIPFNEQVIMDYTYICERNITTDLKLLVLTIPAVINGRGAY from the coding sequence ATGCAACTAACCAAAGTCATGTCTGGCGTAACAGAACAAAACTATTCACAAAGCACTGCCTACCTTCAGTTAAAAAGATTAATTGATGTAACAGTTTCTACCACTGCCATACTGGCTTTAAGCCCCCTACTCATCATTACAGCCATTTGCGTTAAAATGAGTTCCAAAGGGCCTATTATATTTTGGCAAAAAAGGGCCGGTTTGAATGGTGAAACTATTTTATTTCCAAAATTCAGATCTATGTACCAAGATGCTGAACAAAGGAAAGCTGATTTATTAGCTCAAAACATGCATCAAGACTCCATTACATTTAAAATGAAAGATGATCCTAGAATTACGCCCATCGGTCGCATCATCAGAAAGTACAGCATTGATGAATTACCCCAACTTTTCTTAGTCCTCACCGGAGATTTAAGCTTAGTGGGCCCACGCCCCGCCACACTCGATGAAGTGGCTCAGTACACTCCTTTTCAACGTAAGCGCCTAAGTGTAAAACCGGGCTTAACATGTACTTGGCAAGTTAATGGACGCGGTGATATACCGTTTAACGAACAAGTCATCATGGATTATACTTACATCTGTGAAAGAAACATTACTACAGATTTAAAACTACTTGTTCTCACAATTCCAGCAGTTATTAACGGTCGTGGAGCTTACTGA
- a CDS encoding sigma-54-dependent transcriptional regulator gives MSKEIYFVDDDKNFLHAMKLIMRKTAFKIKTFSEPLEMLAEIQAGWQGVVVTDINMPLIDGFEVLDRLKKIDDGIPVIVLTGNGEVENVLKALRAGAYDFLEKPLSKEYLLSSAHRALEKRQLTIENKTLRQQIKKSSGVQEFIGQSASMLRLKDTLKTVALSDASVMLIGETGAGKEVISNYIHQCSNRKNKKFIAINCGAIPENLMDSELFGHEAGAFTGATTSRKGKFEECNGGTLFLDEVNSMPMSMQVKLLRFLEERVIEKVGSNKLIPLDVRIIAASQIPLKEVVDKGDFREDLYYRLNVIPVKIPSLSERPDDIPILYNHFLFQFCTLYKRELIEVPQTILNKLIAYSWPGNVRELRNIAERYVITGNLPENLGDSPTSNNAKSISDFTTSNGLPIGDRVGQYEKHIIEEELRAQNGSVVNTCASLGTPRKTLYDKMKKYDIKPADFK, from the coding sequence TTGAGTAAAGAAATTTATTTTGTCGATGACGATAAAAACTTTTTGCATGCCATGAAACTAATCATGCGTAAAACAGCCTTTAAAATAAAAACTTTTTCTGAGCCGTTAGAAATGCTCGCCGAGATCCAAGCGGGTTGGCAAGGGGTCGTCGTTACAGACATTAATATGCCTCTAATCGATGGTTTCGAAGTCTTAGATAGACTCAAAAAAATAGATGATGGAATTCCCGTCATTGTCTTAACTGGAAATGGCGAAGTCGAAAATGTACTGAAAGCACTTAGAGCGGGTGCTTACGATTTTTTAGAAAAACCTCTTTCCAAAGAATACCTCCTGTCTTCTGCTCATCGAGCCCTCGAAAAGCGACAACTGACCATTGAAAACAAAACTCTCCGTCAACAGATAAAAAAAAGCTCCGGCGTTCAAGAATTCATTGGTCAATCTGCGAGTATGCTCCGCCTCAAAGATACGCTAAAAACTGTAGCACTCTCAGATGCCAGCGTCATGCTCATTGGCGAAACGGGTGCCGGAAAAGAAGTCATTTCAAATTATATCCATCAATGTTCAAATAGAAAAAATAAAAAATTTATTGCCATTAACTGTGGGGCTATTCCAGAGAACTTGATGGATTCTGAGCTCTTTGGTCACGAAGCAGGAGCTTTCACTGGCGCTACGACCTCTCGCAAAGGTAAATTCGAAGAATGCAATGGAGGCACACTCTTCTTAGACGAGGTCAATTCAATGCCCATGAGCATGCAGGTGAAACTCCTTCGCTTTCTAGAAGAACGGGTCATTGAAAAAGTAGGGAGTAACAAATTGATCCCTCTAGATGTACGTATCATCGCCGCCTCACAAATCCCCTTAAAAGAAGTTGTCGATAAAGGCGACTTCCGGGAAGACCTTTATTATCGTCTCAATGTGATCCCTGTAAAAATACCTTCCCTTAGCGAACGCCCAGATGATATTCCCATTCTCTACAATCACTTTTTATTCCAATTTTGTACACTTTATAAAAGAGAACTTATTGAAGTCCCCCAAACTATTTTAAACAAATTAATTGCTTACAGTTGGCCAGGAAATGTTCGAGAACTTCGCAATATAGCTGAGCGCTATGTCATAACAGGTAACCTTCCGGAAAACCTAGGTGATTCACCAACGTCAAATAATGCTAAAAGTATTTCTGATTTCACCACTTCTAATGGACTTCCTATTGGAGACAGAGTCGGGCAATATGAAAAACATATTATTGAAGAAGAACTACGCGCTCAGAATGGCTCAGTGGTCAATACTTGCGCATCTTTAGGAACCCCACGTAAAACTTTATACGACAAAATGAAAAAGTACGATATAAAACCCGCAGACTTTAAATAA